A segment of the Cotesia glomerata isolate CgM1 linkage group LG2, MPM_Cglom_v2.3, whole genome shotgun sequence genome:
TTCAGAATTACGGGCCAAGAACAAGAAGGAGCTGCTTACCCAGCTCGAGGAGTTGAAGAAGGAGCTTATGAGTGCTCGAGTAGCACGACACAACTCCTCTGATCCTTTGAAGTTGTAAGTTTTGATTCTATTCATTTTCAGACGTGTCATGATCTGCTGGTCAAACCAGTCATagttgtgttaaatattttcatgacaatactttagtattttttaaatattaatatttgattaattattttacaggCGTGTGCTTCGTAAATCCATCGCACGTATCCACATTATCATCAACCAGAAGCAAAAGGAAAATTTGCGTTTGTTGTACACCAACAAAAAATGGAAGCCTTTGGACTTGAGACCCAAGAAGACTAGAGCCATCCGTCGTCGTCTGACTACTCACCAGGAAAACGCTAAAACTCTGAAGGAAACCAGGAAATTATCCAAGTGGCCACAACGGAAATTCGCCGTCAAGGCTTAAgtcttgtttatttataattcataaacattaaaataagtttttacaTTGTTTTTCCATTGTAGAAGGCTGCAAAACATCtgcacaataaaaaatattaattcaaattcatgtaattatggattattcattttatgaTACAAATTTCACGATTTTTCCTGTtcgagtttttaaattattaagtagaataattgttctaaattttgcatttttttaattttaacgagATGTCAATAAAACAgtaagtaataatttattatttaataattaagtttaccgataatcaaattaatgtaattttgtgtattaatagtttataatttcttccataagatttaaaacttaattttttaaaaaatgtatagtatttttattatatctaatattaatttactttattgaatttatttatcgcatttaaaaataagttaaatctgattttttttgtgctaaaattcatttatgaatgtatattttatacactttttacataaaaagtaaattagctgaaaatttttaaaattttattattgaagaaatatttacaaaaaagttaaaagaaaaaatttcaattgtagaaaattataaaaattatgcatgggacttttttaaaaatgtttttacctctaatttaattaatgaaaaaaattaaaaattgtttaactgctaattttagtattatactttttatatgtaagtaagagatttttttgttgaaaattagaCAATAAAATGGtcttaaagttttattatattaaaaaatcttttaatcgttgagaaatttttttattttacatacaaattataaaaattaaaaaatttttgaggttTTAGAATAAGAATTTTTGGGTTGCAGTCAACTAGCCAGACTAACAACATTCCGAATTAACAAATTACTAGAACttagaaagtaaatattaaatgtaatttaaaataattaattttacaaattttaaaattccgaaaaatataatcttaaataaagaaaaatctaaagctatattaatagaatctttcaaagtcacaaagtctcaataaattaaaaaacataacaacGAAAATTTATACGCCAAAATGAATGAACAGACGAACACTCATTTagccgaaaaatgtaaataattttataattagattagaaatttttttaaattaattaatttttaaaaattaattttattttaatttacaagcatgtatggaaaacactcaaatttcatgattgtaaaggtggaccatctaagaaaaatttccaattttttggatGAGTAATTTTCGGCCGAATCATTATTCGGATAGATGAGTATTCGGATGAATATACGTCGGAACAACCCTTTTtcgaaatcaaattaattttaactcttgaggaatataagatttatatttacttttattcgaTAACCcggtgttttataatttacaaaattgtttttcggctgttattctatttaagctaatgtattttataaactttgaatgtagcggaattttaaattttctagagttttaataatttggaaTGTTGTCGATCTGACTAGTTGACCGCAACCCGAATTTTTCAGTATCGATAAAAGGTAAAAATACTTTCTACCTGAAAGCATGGGACGTTAGATATATATATCGTATATGTTTTGAAGTTTTTCGACGACTACCTATTACACGAACACgtgtttttattttgtgaCAACTATtgtagttatttaataaatcattattcaACACTaggtaattatttacctaATCAACAAACATGAAGTCCAAAACAGATGAGAAAGGTCAAAATTTGAGAACTATAAATAACAatgtaagtaaaattttctttttaatttatacatcgTATTTGAggttatagaaaaaattttttgagtaaaattatgatactgtaattaacaaaatatctgtcaacattttaattttaattttaatttattaccgaacgaattgaaatattttgccGGAACAACCAAATTACTGAAAAtcaatgatactgaagttagcagacgtctaaaatttttgatttttttattaattaaattacaactaaaagatttttctaaaaattgcacttatagtttttaagtttttacatgtgacaatttttttaagttttttaattgaagatttttaataaaatttctaaaaattttgaaatgtcggctaacttcattttcaatgaaaattagcCTAATTCGATGGATAAAGCAATGTAACATGATTTTTCTCtaaactactattataaattaattatatatgtaaaCTAGCTTTCTtgatttgtattttaatttataccaGTCCTATGAACAGATGTTATGCATCTCTACAGGACAGATAtgtcatttattatattattatattatattatatttttgaatttttatatgaaagttaatttagaagatatttgataatttaaaaaatttttttaacaataacaaataaattatggtgaaaaaaaattaacatgtaaaaattaaaaatgcaattttttaaaaacaattttatttgttaaaaaaaatttttttaaatggtcaagtgacggcttaatttaatatgatttttataactaattttttatgacaaaattttatttaaaaaaattccacgtctaaaaattaaaaaaaaactacaagggcaattttttaaaaaatatcttttttttttttataattgattctTAGTAAGAATAAAAAGAATTGTCAAAAATCTGTTATAATTTCtgtatcttgtaaaatttactgtttttgaagtagaaaattattttctaagtttttactataaaaaaatgaactaattaatttgtttgtatttcagtttttaaaattgagaaAAGAAGTAAAAACTGCTAAAACTGCAGTGATACGTAAGCTAACAAAGAAAATAACAGCGatgaaagagaaaaaaagtaaaaacccagaagttgagaaaaaaattcaaacattAATTGATCAAGTTATGGATATGAAGAAATTTAATAGTACTAAGCAGTGTGACAAAGTGTCATTGTTTGCTTTGAAAAATACCCTGGACTTGCAGCAAATTTTGTCTGACTCCAAGATAGACAGCAGAACGAAGGCGATGGGGAGGCTGGTTTTTTTCAAGACGATGAAAATTGCTGTAAGTCAATTCAAAGAAAATAATCCTACGTACTTGTCTTGGTTGGAGCAGAAAAAGGAAGATAAAGCTGAGTCGAAGAAAGATAAGAAGAAAAAAGATCAAGGTAAACAGAAggagaagaaaaagaaatctGGTGATGCTGATAATAATGAAGATCAAGggtctaaaaatgaaaaattaaagaaaggtaaaaattctaagaaaaaaGAACCTTTGGATGAAGATAAAGATGAAGATTCTCAGGCTGAACAAAGTGAAAATGAGTCGGAGAATGACAGTGAAGATGAAGTGGACCAAGAAAATGAAGACGATGCTGAGGAtcaagatgatgatgatgaaaatGAAGCATCTGAGgctggaaaaaataaaaataaaaaacgctCGGCTAAGGACAAAGGAGTTAAAGGTTCTaaggttaaaaaaataaaaattgaatcaaaGGATGACAGTGAAGATGATACAGACCAAGAACATAATGAAGATGCTGAGGAtcaagatgatgatgatgatgatgatgatgatgaaaatGAAGCATCTGAGgctggaaaaaataaaaataaaaaacgctCGGCTGAGGACAAAGGAGTTAAAGGTTCTaaggtcaaaaaaataaaaattgaatcaaaGGATGACAGTGAAGATGATACAgaccaagaaaataatgaaGATGCTAATGATCAAGATGACACGAATAAAAATCAAGATAAACATGATAGTTCTCTTAAGAAATCTATTACAAAatcgaataaaattaataagaaaaagatGACTCTTGAGAAAACCGATGACggtaaagataataataatgatcgTGATGacattgaagataaaaaacgTAAAGACGCAAATAAAGTTAAGCTTAAACGTATAATTGATCCGTTCTTTATATCGGACGATAATGATCCAGTGTATTTAGATATTCCTGttgaaaataatgataaaaaagaacaAGATGGTGATAGGAGAAGAAAAATCGGTAGGAATGATCGTAATGATTTTGGAAGGGAAAGAAGAAATGATCGTAATGATTTTGGTAGAGAAAGaagaaatgataaatttaataataatagtggaaataaatttggtagggataataaatttagtaagGACAATAAATTTGGCAGGGACAGAAACAAATTCAATAATGATAAAAGTAAGTTtggtgataataaatttaataaaggaAAGATTAATGAATCGAGGTACGGTAATAAATCAAACGATTTTAAGAAAGgaagaaatagttttaaagaagataaaaatgaaaatatcgCAGAGTTGCATCCGTCATGGGCAGCCAGGAAAAAACAACAGGATGCTCTGAAACAAGGGTTCCAAGGA
Coding sequences within it:
- the LOC123259113 gene encoding 60S ribosomal protein L35, yielding MKKPRCSELRAKNKKELLTQLEELKKELMSARVARHNSSDPLKLRVLRKSIARIHIIINQKQKENLRLLYTNKKWKPLDLRPKKTRAIRRRLTTHQENAKTLKETRKLSKWPQRKFAVKA
- the LOC123260133 gene encoding protein PFC0760c-like, translating into MKSKTDEKGQNLRTINNNFLKLRKEVKTAKTAVIRKLTKKITAMKEKKSKNPEVEKKIQTLIDQVMDMKKFNSTKQCDKVSLFALKNTLDLQQILSDSKIDSRTKAMGRLVFFKTMKIAVSQFKENNPTYLSWLEQKKEDKAESKKDKKKKDQGKQKEKKKKSGDADNNEDQGSKNEKLKKGKNSKKKEPLDEDKDEDSQAEQSENESENDSEDEVDQENEDDAEDQDDDDENEASEAGKNKNKKRSAKDKGVKGSKVKKIKIESKDDSEDDTDQEHNEDAEDQDDDDDDDDDENEASEAGKNKNKKRSAEDKGVKGSKVKKIKIESKDDSEDDTDQENNEDANDQDDTNKNQDKHDSSLKKSITKSNKINKKKMTLEKTDDGKDNNNDRDDIEDKKRKDANKVKLKRIIDPFFISDDNDPVYLDIPVENNDKKEQDGDRRRKIGRNDRNDFGRERRNDRNDFGRERRNDKFNNNSGNKFGRDNKFSKDNKFGRDRNKFNNDKSKFGDNKFNKGKINESRYGNKSNDFKKGRNSFKEDKNENIAELHPSWAARKKQQDALKQGFQGKKIVFNDDD